From one Brevundimonas sp. PAMC22021 genomic stretch:
- a CDS encoding uracil-DNA glycosylase: MGAQQGTPKFDPLDGGDEAEILVLLETPAPGPQADRLVSIDNPTGTARNLKRAMEAAGLDRRRIVLWNTVPWLRSGSARPLTRQEIASGLATLEGLVTPLHRLRAAVLCGRVAAMAAPTLTRLRPEVELCLAPHPSPTFINTAPEHRLGLQAAFAWAAALITP, encoded by the coding sequence GTGGGCGCTCAACAAGGTACGCCGAAGTTCGACCCCCTCGACGGTGGAGACGAGGCGGAAATCCTTGTGCTTCTGGAGACACCGGCCCCGGGACCGCAAGCGGATCGCCTCGTCTCCATCGACAATCCCACGGGCACCGCGCGCAACCTGAAGCGCGCGATGGAAGCAGCGGGGCTCGACCGCCGCCGCATCGTCCTTTGGAACACGGTCCCCTGGCTTCGCTCGGGGTCCGCGCGACCGCTGACAAGACAGGAGATCGCCTCCGGCCTGGCCACGCTAGAGGGACTGGTCACCCCGCTTCATCGCCTCAGGGCCGCGGTATTGTGCGGCCGCGTCGCCGCGATGGCGGCTCCGACGCTGACCCGCCTGCGGCCTGAAGTGGAGCTGTGTCTCGCGCCACACCCGAGCCCGACGTTCATCAACACCGCCCCCGAGCATCGTCTTGGCCTGCAGGCCGCCTTTGCGTGGGCAGCCGCGCTGATCACCCCCTAG
- a CDS encoding SDR family NAD(P)-dependent oxidoreductase encodes MTDRTVLITGANKSIGYETARQLGRQGFRIWLGSRDADRGEAAAETLAAEGIVVRALTLDVTSDDSVRSAVERVEGDDGKLDILINNAGISGRQPIVPSEQPLDDIKAIYETNVFAPIRVTQAFLPLLKATSDASVVMVSSGLGSLSWLSDPSNAFHGVNILGYNSSKTALNAVTVAFAKELIAWGIAVNAADPGYTATDFNGQTGYRTVEQAAAGIVWLATQTTRDMTGRFYFERNEVPW; translated from the coding sequence ATGACCGACAGGACAGTCCTCATCACGGGCGCCAACAAGAGCATTGGCTACGAAACTGCGAGACAGTTGGGCCGGCAGGGCTTTCGGATCTGGCTCGGCAGCCGCGACGCGGATCGCGGCGAGGCGGCTGCTGAGACCCTTGCCGCCGAGGGGATTGTTGTCCGGGCACTCACGCTCGACGTGACCAGTGACGACAGCGTCCGATCCGCAGTTGAGCGCGTCGAAGGTGACGACGGCAAGCTCGACATTCTGATCAACAATGCCGGTATATCCGGGCGTCAGCCAATCGTCCCGAGCGAGCAGCCGCTCGACGACATCAAGGCGATCTACGAGACGAACGTCTTTGCCCCGATCCGAGTGACTCAGGCGTTTCTTCCACTTCTGAAGGCGACGAGCGATGCCAGTGTTGTCATGGTCAGCAGTGGGCTTGGCTCGCTAAGCTGGCTGTCGGACCCGAGCAACGCGTTCCACGGAGTCAACATCCTCGGATACAACAGCTCGAAAACCGCGCTGAACGCCGTAACGGTCGCGTTTGCGAAAGAGCTGATCGCCTGGGGGATTGCGGTGAACGCGGCGGACCCCGGCTACACCGCGACCGACTTCAACGGCCAAACCGGGTACCGCACGGTGGAGCAGGCTGCGGCGGGCATCGTCTGGCTGGCGACCCAAACCACTCGGGATATGACCGGCCGCTTCTACTTCGAGCGGAACGAGGTGCCTTGGTGA
- a CDS encoding TDT family transporter yields the protein MAHDIHVRDVAFGLRPLASLQSPREIVRQFTPNWFAATMGTGILALALNQLPVPIPGVKIVAEALWVFNIGLFALFTVLYAARWIFFFDGARRIFGHSVVSMFFGCIPMGLATIINGLMAFGLARWGEGVVPVAEALWWIDVALAVACGIGIPFMMFTRQEHAIDQMTAVWLLPVVAAEVAAVTGGLIAPHLADPNAALSVLVVSYGLWALSVPLAMSILVILVLRMAIHKLPHAGMAASSWLSLGPIGTGALGMLVLGQAAPAIFTAAGLGQYGDAARGIGLIGGLLLWAYGLWWAAMAVLITLRYLRQGLPFNLGWWGYTFPLGVFSVATLKLGTLLPIPAFNLFGMALVAALLVLWLIVGARTVRGAWRGDLFVAPCLAEAAKRDIPCAR from the coding sequence ATGGCTCATGACATTCACGTTCGCGACGTCGCCTTCGGCCTTCGCCCGTTGGCGAGTCTGCAATCGCCCAGGGAGATCGTGCGGCAGTTCACGCCGAACTGGTTCGCCGCCACCATGGGAACCGGCATCCTCGCCCTGGCGCTGAACCAGCTTCCGGTCCCCATACCCGGCGTAAAAATCGTCGCCGAAGCCCTGTGGGTTTTCAACATCGGCCTGTTCGCCCTGTTCACCGTTCTCTACGCGGCGCGCTGGATCTTCTTCTTCGACGGCGCGCGACGAATCTTCGGCCATTCGGTCGTGTCGATGTTCTTCGGCTGCATCCCGATGGGGCTGGCGACCATCATCAACGGCCTGATGGCCTTCGGCCTGGCGCGCTGGGGCGAAGGCGTCGTGCCGGTCGCCGAAGCCCTGTGGTGGATCGACGTGGCCCTTGCCGTCGCCTGCGGCATCGGCATCCCCTTCATGATGTTCACCCGCCAGGAGCACGCCATCGACCAGATGACGGCCGTCTGGCTGCTGCCGGTCGTGGCGGCCGAGGTCGCGGCCGTCACCGGCGGCCTGATCGCGCCGCACCTCGCGGACCCGAACGCCGCCCTGTCGGTGCTGGTAGTCAGCTATGGCCTGTGGGCCCTGTCCGTGCCGCTGGCGATGAGCATCCTGGTCATCCTCGTGCTCCGCATGGCGATCCACAAACTGCCGCACGCCGGTATGGCGGCCTCCAGCTGGCTGTCGCTGGGCCCGATCGGCACGGGCGCGCTCGGCATGCTGGTGCTCGGCCAGGCCGCGCCCGCCATCTTCACCGCCGCCGGTCTGGGCCAGTACGGCGACGCCGCGCGCGGGATCGGCCTGATCGGCGGCCTGCTGCTGTGGGCCTACGGCCTGTGGTGGGCCGCGATGGCCGTGCTGATCACCCTGCGCTACTTGCGTCAGGGCCTGCCGTTCAATCTGGGCTGGTGGGGCTACACCTTCCCACTCGGCGTCTTCTCTGTCGCGACGCTGAAGCTGGGAACCCTGCTCCCCATCCCGGCCTTCAACCTGTTCGGCATGGCCCTGGTCGCCGCACTGCTGGTGCTGTGGCTGATCGTCGGCGCCCGTACGGTGCGCGGCGCCTGGCGCGGAGACCTGTTCGTCGCCCCCTGCCTCGCCGAGGCGGCCAAGCGCGACATCCCTTGCGCACGCTGA
- a CDS encoding transglutaminase family protein, with the protein MKLRARAQLVYRFDPPTDAIYKIQAAHWPGQHIVEETLVFDPPVTFQEDEDIEFGARTLRCHVKGEVTLTYEAVVENGRLKALPLGVSQHDWGELPAEVLPYLSPSRYCPSDQFGRFVTRQFGDTSGGARVLAILDWIGANIDYEHGVSDTETTAARTFIDRAGVCRDFTHLGITLCRASGIPARAVSAYAHQLEPPDFHAIFEVWLDSGWWLVDPTRLAPVEGLVRIACGRDAADIAFLTTQERCEMVRQTVTVKPA; encoded by the coding sequence ATGAAACTGCGCGCGCGCGCCCAGCTGGTCTATCGCTTCGATCCGCCGACCGACGCCATCTACAAGATCCAGGCAGCGCACTGGCCGGGCCAGCACATCGTCGAGGAGACGCTGGTCTTTGATCCGCCCGTCACGTTCCAGGAGGACGAAGACATCGAGTTCGGAGCGCGGACTCTGCGCTGTCACGTCAAGGGCGAGGTGACGCTGACCTATGAGGCGGTGGTCGAGAACGGCCGGCTGAAAGCCCTTCCGCTCGGCGTCTCGCAGCACGACTGGGGCGAACTGCCGGCCGAGGTGCTGCCCTATCTGTCGCCCAGCCGCTACTGCCCGTCCGACCAGTTCGGCCGGTTCGTGACGCGCCAGTTCGGCGACACGTCCGGCGGGGCGCGCGTACTGGCGATCCTGGACTGGATCGGCGCCAACATCGACTACGAGCACGGGGTTTCCGACACCGAGACCACGGCGGCGCGAACCTTTATCGACCGGGCGGGGGTGTGCCGCGACTTCACTCACCTGGGCATCACCCTGTGCCGGGCGTCCGGCATTCCGGCGCGCGCGGTCAGCGCCTACGCCCATCAGCTGGAGCCGCCGGATTTCCACGCCATCTTCGAGGTCTGGCTGGACAGCGGCTGGTGGCTGGTGGATCCCACGCGGCTGGCGCCCGTCGAAGGGCTGGTGCGCATCGCCTGCGGCCGCGACGCCGCCGACATCGCATTCCTGACCACGCAGGAACGCTGCGAGATGGTGCGCCAGACGGTGACGGTGAAGCCGGCCTGA
- a CDS encoding DUF305 domain-containing protein: MTHAPPSRWIRTGVLALGSATAGAAVMAFAQMPGSDFDAAMAEAMERMHRDMAVESTGDPDVDFAAMMIPHHQGAIDMARVELLYGQDETMKRLAQGIIIEQTQEIALMRDYLTRHSDAPTPTGGATSTHHGHGS; the protein is encoded by the coding sequence ATGACCCACGCCCCACCCTCCCGATGGATCAGAACCGGCGTCCTGGCGCTTGGCTCGGCGACTGCCGGTGCCGCAGTTATGGCCTTCGCACAGATGCCCGGCTCGGACTTCGATGCGGCGATGGCCGAGGCGATGGAGCGGATGCACCGCGACATGGCGGTAGAATCCACCGGCGACCCAGACGTGGACTTCGCCGCCATGATGATCCCGCATCATCAGGGCGCCATCGACATGGCGCGCGTCGAGCTTCTGTACGGGCAGGACGAGACCATGAAGCGTCTGGCCCAGGGGATCATCATTGAACAGACCCAGGAAATCGCCCTGATGCGCGACTACCTGACCCGCCATTCTGATGCGCCGACGCCGACCGGCGGCGCGACCTCGACCCATCACGGACACGGATCATGA
- a CDS encoding LysR substrate-binding domain-containing protein — translation MTLDQLRIFVAVAERQHVTRAAEALNLTQSAVSSAVTTLEGRHGVALFDRVGRNIVLNEAGATFLVEAKAILARVEAAQDALDDLGGLKRGRLSIHASQTIAGWWLPARLTRFHQAHPGIRIEVSIGNTREVADAVLEGCAELGLVEGELNEPALSRSVLDHDELVLVVAADHPAAQDGAGPPDLKQMTWVLREPGSGTRSAFETALNQRGLAIDALDVAMTLPGNEAVAAAVEAGAGATVVSRNVVAARLRAGILAALPLTLPDRPFWLLRHKQRYRSKAGEVFLASLTASRH, via the coding sequence ATGACCCTGGACCAGCTCCGCATCTTCGTCGCCGTCGCCGAGCGCCAGCACGTAACCCGCGCCGCCGAGGCCCTGAACCTGACCCAGTCGGCGGTCAGCTCGGCGGTGACGACGCTGGAGGGCCGCCACGGCGTCGCCCTGTTCGACCGCGTTGGCCGCAACATCGTCCTGAACGAGGCGGGCGCAACCTTCCTCGTCGAGGCCAAGGCGATCCTCGCCCGTGTCGAGGCGGCGCAGGACGCGCTCGACGACCTGGGCGGCCTGAAACGCGGACGACTGTCGATCCACGCCAGCCAGACCATCGCCGGCTGGTGGCTTCCCGCCCGACTGACCCGGTTTCATCAGGCTCATCCCGGCATCCGCATCGAGGTCTCGATCGGCAATACGCGCGAGGTGGCCGACGCTGTCCTGGAGGGCTGCGCTGAACTGGGTCTGGTCGAGGGCGAACTGAACGAGCCGGCGTTGAGCCGTTCGGTTCTGGATCACGACGAACTGGTGCTGGTCGTGGCGGCCGACCACCCCGCCGCCCAGGACGGCGCCGGGCCGCCGGACCTGAAGCAAATGACCTGGGTGTTGCGCGAGCCCGGCTCCGGCACCCGGTCGGCTTTTGAGACGGCCCTCAATCAGCGCGGGCTGGCCATCGACGCTCTGGACGTGGCCATGACCTTGCCCGGGAATGAGGCGGTCGCCGCCGCCGTCGAGGCCGGTGCGGGAGCGACGGTCGTGTCGCGCAATGTCGTCGCCGCGCGCCTGCGCGCCGGCATCCTCGCCGCCCTGCCCCTGACCTTGCCCGACCGCCCGTTCTGGCTCCTGCGGCACAAGCAGCGCTATCGCTCAAAGGCGGGCGAGGTGTTCCTGGCGTCCCTGACGGCGTCACGCCATTGA
- a CDS encoding YncE family protein — translation MTLTARAIAALVLSLSAGHALADQVPGAAAAPAIPISSQDRFYSADQFSNTVSVVDPSTNGLLGVISLGEPTPANLSPLYKGQLLVHGIGAAPDGKTIAVVSIGSNSVSFIDTASNTVKHTTYVGRSPHEAFFTPDGREVWVTVRGEAYVSVLDAATYQETARVETPNGPGMTIFSPDGRYAYICSSFSPETVVVETATRQIVGRVAQASPFCPDIAATPDGSQVWMTLKDVGKTMVFNARPPFAVLQTLDTGPLTNHVNIVRNAAGQFAYVTVGTENRVKVYRTDTFTLVTEIEVGSLPHGLWPSGDGSRIYVGLENGDGVAVIDTLANRVIATVPIGQGPQGVTYVPRAVTQGDGRANLTPLGAARASHQLVLTGEGDTRSQATLFEQGQVQMLQIAAAGLQPGKPYVLAFANAADGSGTLEPLTKFMTNPAGSAVVNAVGPIRQVVAADAGAPRRWLVIASGTPEAIGAVVQRQSE, via the coding sequence ATGACCCTGACAGCCCGCGCCATCGCCGCCCTTGTTCTCAGCCTGTCCGCCGGACACGCCTTGGCCGATCAGGTTCCGGGCGCGGCGGCGGCGCCCGCCATCCCGATCAGCAGCCAGGATCGGTTCTATTCGGCCGACCAGTTCTCCAACACCGTCTCGGTGGTCGATCCCTCGACCAACGGCCTGCTGGGGGTGATTTCCCTCGGCGAACCGACTCCGGCCAACCTCAGCCCGCTCTACAAGGGCCAGTTGCTGGTCCACGGCATCGGCGCGGCGCCGGACGGCAAGACGATCGCCGTGGTCTCGATCGGGTCCAACTCGGTCAGCTTCATCGACACGGCCAGCAACACCGTCAAACATACCACCTATGTCGGGCGCTCTCCGCACGAGGCCTTCTTCACGCCGGACGGCCGCGAGGTCTGGGTCACGGTGCGGGGCGAGGCCTATGTTTCGGTGCTGGACGCCGCGACCTATCAGGAGACCGCCCGGGTCGAGACGCCCAACGGGCCGGGCATGACCATCTTCTCGCCGGACGGCCGCTACGCCTACATCTGCTCCAGCTTCAGTCCCGAGACGGTGGTAGTCGAGACCGCGACCCGTCAGATCGTCGGTCGGGTGGCCCAGGCCAGTCCGTTCTGCCCCGACATCGCCGCCACGCCCGATGGAAGCCAGGTCTGGATGACGCTGAAGGACGTGGGCAAGACCATGGTTTTCAACGCCCGTCCGCCGTTCGCTGTCCTACAGACGCTCGACACCGGCCCCTTGACCAACCACGTCAACATCGTGCGCAACGCGGCGGGCCAGTTCGCCTATGTGACCGTCGGGACCGAGAACCGGGTCAAGGTCTATCGCACCGACACCTTCACGCTCGTGACGGAGATCGAGGTGGGGTCGCTGCCGCACGGTCTGTGGCCCTCCGGCGACGGCTCGCGGATTTACGTCGGGCTGGAGAATGGCGACGGCGTGGCGGTCATCGACACCCTGGCCAACCGCGTGATCGCCACCGTGCCGATCGGTCAGGGACCGCAAGGGGTCACCTATGTGCCGCGTGCGGTCACTCAGGGTGACGGCAGGGCCAACCTCACGCCCCTGGGCGCAGCTCGCGCCTCGCATCAACTCGTTCTGACGGGCGAGGGCGACACCCGGTCCCAGGCGACCTTGTTCGAGCAGGGGCAGGTCCAGATGCTGCAGATCGCCGCCGCAGGCCTCCAACCCGGCAAGCCCTATGTCCTCGCCTTCGCCAATGCGGCGGACGGATCGGGGACGCTCGAGCCTCTGACGAAGTTCATGACCAATCCGGCTGGGTCTGCGGTCGTCAACGCCGTGGGCCCGATCCGTCAGGTGGTCGCCGCCGACGCCGGCGCACCCCGCCGTTGGCTGGTCATCGCCTCGGGCACGCCCGAGGCGATCGGCGCGGTCGTCCAGAGACAGTCGGAATAG
- a CDS encoding MBL fold metallo-hydrolase: MRIDKFVHSCLRLTIGADRLLFDPGKFSFVDGRVDPAVFSDVSTIVLTHGHPDHIDPDALARIVQASGATLVGNGEVADKLGEKGLSVTVFEEGERTFGAFRLQAQPVAHEPILSDESPQLTAFLVNDVFLNPGDSFDSRLDRFAGVEVLALPVMAPYLTELTVHAFAKRMKPKSVVPVHDGYARDYFLRQRYDVYEPYLDKAGIKLHRPMAPGDGFDVSDHD; this comes from the coding sequence ATGCGGATCGACAAGTTCGTCCATAGCTGCCTGCGCCTGACGATCGGTGCAGATCGACTGCTCTTCGATCCGGGCAAGTTTTCGTTCGTCGACGGACGGGTCGATCCTGCTGTCTTTTCGGATGTCTCGACGATCGTCCTGACGCACGGCCATCCCGACCACATCGACCCTGACGCTCTGGCCAGGATCGTGCAGGCGAGTGGCGCGACACTCGTCGGCAACGGCGAGGTCGCCGACAAGCTCGGCGAGAAGGGGCTGTCGGTCACGGTGTTCGAGGAGGGCGAACGGACCTTCGGCGCGTTCCGGCTGCAGGCTCAGCCGGTCGCGCATGAGCCCATCCTGTCGGACGAGAGCCCGCAACTGACAGCCTTCCTCGTCAACGACGTTTTCCTCAACCCGGGCGACAGTTTCGACAGCCGTCTGGATCGGTTCGCGGGCGTGGAGGTGCTGGCCCTTCCGGTGATGGCGCCTTACCTGACCGAGCTCACTGTCCATGCGTTCGCCAAACGGATGAAGCCAAAATCGGTCGTCCCGGTCCATGACGGCTACGCTCGCGACTATTTCCTCAGGCAGCGTTACGACGTCTACGAGCCCTATCTGGACAAGGCCGGGATCAAACTGCACCGGCCGATGGCGCCCGGAGACGGGTTCGACGTCTCTGACCATGACTGA
- a CDS encoding SDR family NAD(P)-dependent oxidoreductase translates to MSRLQGKTAVITGGGTGIGLGAARRFIEEGAFVYLFGRRQAQLDAAVAELGANARAVTGSITEPADLDRLYETVKAERGGLDILFANAGTGDFARLGEITSEHYDQIFDVNVKGTVFSVQKALPLMAGGGSIILTGSSTGVMGTPAFSIYSATKAAVRNLARSWALDLRGTGIRVNVLSPGPTTTELAQQVLGDEGLAAMGASTVLGRMGDPSETGAVAAFLASADSSFMTGGEVFVDGGLAQV, encoded by the coding sequence ATGAGCAGACTGCAAGGCAAGACGGCCGTCATCACCGGCGGGGGAACGGGTATCGGTCTGGGCGCCGCCAGACGGTTCATCGAGGAGGGCGCCTTTGTCTACCTCTTCGGGCGCCGCCAGGCGCAACTCGACGCGGCCGTGGCTGAACTCGGCGCCAACGCGCGGGCGGTGACCGGATCGATCACAGAGCCGGCCGATCTGGATCGGCTCTACGAGACAGTGAAAGCGGAGCGCGGCGGGCTCGACATCCTGTTCGCCAATGCAGGAACCGGCGACTTCGCCAGGCTCGGCGAGATCACCTCTGAACATTACGATCAGATTTTCGACGTCAATGTGAAAGGCACCGTCTTTTCGGTGCAGAAGGCGCTGCCGCTAATGGCTGGCGGCGGGTCAATCATCCTGACCGGTTCCAGCACCGGCGTCATGGGCACTCCGGCCTTCAGCATCTACAGCGCGACCAAGGCCGCGGTCCGCAATCTGGCGCGCAGTTGGGCTCTCGACCTCAGGGGCACGGGCATCCGCGTCAATGTCCTGTCCCCCGGGCCGACCACGACGGAGCTGGCGCAGCAGGTACTGGGCGATGAAGGCCTCGCGGCCATGGGCGCCTCCACGGTGCTGGGCCGCATGGGCGATCCGTCGGAGACCGGCGCCGTCGCTGCTTTTCTGGCGTCAGCAGACTCCAGCTTCATGACCGGCGGTGAAGTGTTCGTCGATGGCGGTCTGGCGCAGGTCTGA
- a CDS encoding LysR family transcriptional regulator has translation MANNAEVTSFDNVRVFLSVVEARGFRAASKRLGISPSTVSEKIAEIEGQLGVPLLTRTTRSVMPTEAGSALAARLAPLLAEARAALQDAANSQAEVRGLLKLNVTGAVMVDILPPLIDRFLTLHPHVRVEIVVEDRLVDIVAAGCDAGIRYGEHLAKDMIAVPIGPPVQGLAYAGSPSYLARNAAPLSPRDLLLHDAIRLRFSTGALVAWDFERGPESMTIDPPGRLIIGVDAAPAAIAAACAGHGVIGSFKNWLDPHIQNGSLRPVLPEWWPSFEGPRLYFPRRFVPAPLRALTDLIAVERKSPAGG, from the coding sequence ATGGCGAACAATGCAGAGGTGACGAGTTTCGACAACGTGAGAGTGTTCCTCTCCGTCGTGGAGGCGCGCGGCTTCAGGGCAGCGTCAAAGCGACTGGGCATCTCCCCCTCGACCGTTAGCGAGAAGATCGCCGAGATCGAAGGGCAGCTAGGTGTTCCCCTTCTCACTCGGACGACGCGCAGCGTCATGCCCACCGAGGCCGGAAGCGCGTTGGCCGCGCGGCTCGCGCCTCTTCTCGCCGAGGCTCGGGCAGCGCTTCAGGACGCCGCCAACTCGCAAGCCGAGGTGCGCGGTCTCCTCAAACTAAATGTCACCGGCGCGGTCATGGTGGACATCCTCCCGCCGCTGATCGACCGCTTCCTAACACTGCACCCGCACGTCCGGGTCGAGATCGTGGTGGAAGATCGGCTCGTGGACATCGTAGCGGCCGGCTGCGACGCGGGGATTCGGTATGGAGAGCATCTCGCCAAAGACATGATCGCGGTGCCGATCGGGCCACCCGTTCAGGGCCTGGCCTATGCTGGCTCTCCCTCCTATCTCGCACGAAACGCAGCGCCTCTCAGCCCGCGCGACCTGCTGCTCCACGACGCAATCCGGCTCCGCTTTTCGACCGGCGCGCTGGTCGCTTGGGACTTTGAGCGTGGACCTGAGTCGATGACGATTGATCCACCAGGCCGGCTGATCATTGGCGTTGATGCCGCACCTGCCGCGATCGCCGCTGCGTGTGCTGGTCACGGCGTTATCGGATCCTTCAAGAACTGGCTTGATCCGCACATTCAGAATGGGTCGCTTCGACCCGTTCTGCCCGAATGGTGGCCTTCGTTTGAAGGTCCCAGGCTCTATTTTCCCCGGCGATTCGTGCCCGCGCCACTGCGCGCGCTGACCGATCTCATTGCAGTGGAACGCAAGTCGCCGGCAGGAGGATAA
- a CDS encoding malate dehydrogenase, producing the protein MPNAPVKVAVSGAAGQIAYALLFRLAQGDVFGPDTPIDLRLLDLPQAQAALQGVVMELDDCAFPLLTSIQTTDDPIIAFDDIDAAFLVGSRPRAKGMERRDLLAANAAIFKTQGAALNAVAKRSVKVLVVGNPANTNAWVAIQSAPDLPPGAITSMIRLDHNRAAAQFARRAGVPVDAVEKLAVWGNHSPTMFADWSHATVEGQSLAGLINDETWYRDTLIPEVARRGTAVLEARGASSAASAANAAINHMRDWVQGSNGRWVSMGVASIGQYDIPEGLVCGVPTTCRDGVYAPVTGLELDAFTRAGLAASVQELIEERDAALAVLADA; encoded by the coding sequence ATGCCCAACGCCCCCGTCAAGGTCGCCGTCTCCGGCGCCGCCGGCCAGATCGCCTACGCCCTGCTGTTCCGCCTGGCCCAGGGCGATGTGTTCGGGCCCGACACCCCGATCGATCTTCGCCTCCTCGACCTGCCTCAGGCTCAGGCGGCGCTCCAGGGCGTGGTCATGGAGCTGGACGATTGCGCCTTTCCGCTACTAACCTCCATCCAGACCACCGACGACCCCATTATCGCCTTCGACGACATCGACGCCGCCTTTCTGGTCGGGTCGCGCCCCCGCGCCAAGGGCATGGAGCGCCGCGACCTGCTGGCGGCCAACGCCGCCATCTTCAAGACCCAGGGCGCGGCCCTGAACGCGGTCGCCAAACGCTCCGTCAAGGTTCTGGTGGTTGGCAATCCGGCGAACACCAATGCCTGGGTGGCGATCCAGTCCGCGCCGGATCTGCCGCCCGGCGCCATCACCTCGATGATCCGCCTCGACCACAACCGCGCCGCCGCCCAGTTCGCGCGCCGCGCGGGCGTCCCCGTCGATGCCGTGGAGAAGCTCGCGGTCTGGGGCAATCACTCCCCGACCATGTTCGCCGACTGGAGCCATGCGACCGTGGAGGGCCAGTCTCTGGCCGGGCTCATCAACGACGAGACCTGGTATCGCGACACCCTCATCCCTGAGGTGGCCCGTCGCGGCACGGCCGTGCTGGAAGCCCGCGGCGCCTCCTCGGCGGCCTCGGCCGCCAACGCCGCCATCAACCATATGCGCGACTGGGTGCAGGGCTCGAACGGCCGTTGGGTTTCGATGGGCGTCGCCTCGATCGGCCAGTACGACATTCCCGAAGGGCTGGTCTGCGGTGTGCCGACGACCTGCCGCGACGGCGTCTATGCGCCCGTCACGGGTCTGGAGCTCGACGCCTTCACGCGCGCCGGTCTGGCCGCTTCGGTGCAGGAGTTGATCGAGGAGCGCGACGCCGCGCTCGCGGTCCTGGCGGACGCCTGA
- a CDS encoding helix-turn-helix domain-containing protein, with protein sequence MSDALNATPSQTGSCSPTLPGFTCGLDATLRVISGKWKPLILYFLAQDGPTRYGALRRAIRDVSDKMLIQQLKELEADGLVKRTDYKEIPPRVDYSLTPLGHSLAQALVPLCTWGTENMAEVTRVFAERARWRRRLGGQAAPE encoded by the coding sequence ATGTCAGACGCTCTGAACGCCACTCCGTCGCAGACGGGGTCTTGCTCGCCCACCCTGCCCGGCTTCACCTGCGGCCTTGATGCGACGCTGCGGGTTATTTCCGGCAAGTGGAAGCCCTTGATCCTCTACTTCCTGGCCCAGGACGGGCCAACGCGGTACGGCGCGCTGAGGCGAGCCATCCGGGACGTCAGCGACAAGATGCTGATCCAGCAGCTGAAAGAGCTGGAGGCCGATGGTCTGGTGAAACGGACCGACTACAAGGAAATTCCGCCTCGGGTGGACTACAGCCTGACCCCGCTCGGCCACAGCCTTGCACAGGCCCTCGTGCCGCTCTGCACATGGGGCACGGAGAACATGGCGGAGGTCACCCGCGTCTTTGCCGAACGCGCTCGCTGGAGACGCAGGCTCGGTGGTCAGGCTGCGCCTGAGTAA
- a CDS encoding DsbA family protein has translation MPHDLFTPSRRVLMAGGVGALITACAPRAAEADDMVLGQADAPVTLIEYASTTCGPCARFAIEVLPELRRRYIDAGRVRLIYREFITGPANLSAAGVLLARCAGEDRYFEVIDALMHGQSEWANGGGPRDALLRIAARFGISEARLQSCITDPEAIAALERRVARARDAGVNGTPTLFVQHRRLDTALTLEAVSASIDQALSQTPQS, from the coding sequence ATGCCTCATGACCTTTTCACGCCGTCACGCCGCGTCCTCATGGCGGGCGGCGTCGGCGCCTTGATCACCGCCTGTGCGCCGCGCGCGGCCGAAGCCGACGACATGGTGCTGGGCCAGGCTGACGCGCCCGTGACCCTGATCGAATACGCCTCGACCACCTGCGGCCCCTGCGCCCGCTTCGCCATCGAGGTGCTGCCCGAACTCCGGCGGCGCTACATCGACGCCGGGCGGGTCCGGCTGATCTATCGCGAATTCATCACCGGCCCCGCCAACCTCTCCGCCGCCGGCGTTCTGCTGGCGCGGTGCGCAGGCGAAGATCGCTATTTCGAGGTCATCGACGCCCTGATGCACGGCCAGTCCGAATGGGCGAACGGCGGCGGCCCGCGCGACGCCCTCCTGAGGATCGCGGCGCGGTTCGGCATCAGCGAGGCGCGGCTTCAATCCTGCATCACCGATCCCGAGGCCATCGCGGCCCTGGAGCGCCGTGTCGCCCGTGCCCGCGACGCCGGGGTGAATGGAACGCCGACGCTCTTCGTCCAGCACCGACGTCTGGACACCGCCCTGACCCTCGAAGCCGTCTCCGCCTCGATCGACCAAGCCCTTTCTCAAACCCCGCAATCCTGA